CCGTAGTAGGTATGGACCAACATCACCGCGACCGCCATCACGATCGCCTGAGCGAAAGACCACAGCAGATCGGTCGGGATCAGGAACGTGTTGAAGTAATGGTCGTACAGCCCGCCGGACTGTCCGTTGACGAAGACGGTGATGGTGCGGGCCGAGAAGAACGCGGCCAAGACAGCGAGCGAGTACAGCGGAATGATCGCGATGAGCCCGGCGACGATGCGGGTGGACACCAGATAGGACATCGAGTGCACGGCCATCGATTCGACGGCGTCGATCTCCTCGGAGATACGCATCGCCCCCAGTTGGGCCGTGGTGCCCGCACCGATGGTCGCCGCGAGCGCGATGCCGGCGATGATCGGCGCCACGATGCGCACGTTGAGGTACGCCGATAGGAAGCCGGTCAGCGCCTCGATGCCGATGTTGCCCAGCGATTCGTAGCCCTGTACGGCGATGACACCGCCGGAGGCCAGGGTGAGGAACGCCGCGACGCCGACCGTGCCGCCGATGAGGACCAGCGCGCCGGTGCCGAGCGTCATCTCCGCGATCAGCCGGGTCGTTTCCTTGCCGTAGCGCCGCACGGCGTTCGGCATGTACCGGACCGACTCGGCGTAGAACAACGCCTGCTCGCCGAACGTGTCGACGGCCTTGGGAAGCCATCCGAGCGCCCGCCGCATCCTCACCGTCACGTCGTAGCTCATCAGCCGAGCACCCGAACGCCGATTGCGGTCATCAGAACGTTGATGACGAAAAGGCAGATGAA
The sequence above is drawn from the Mycobacterium gallinarum genome and encodes:
- a CDS encoding MlaE family ABC transporter permease gives rise to the protein MSYDVTVRMRRALGWLPKAVDTFGEQALFYAESVRYMPNAVRRYGKETTRLIAEMTLGTGALVLIGGTVGVAAFLTLASGGVIAVQGYESLGNIGIEALTGFLSAYLNVRIVAPIIAGIALAATIGAGTTAQLGAMRISEEIDAVESMAVHSMSYLVSTRIVAGLIAIIPLYSLAVLAAFFSARTITVFVNGQSGGLYDHYFNTFLIPTDLLWSFAQAIVMAVAVMLVHTYYGYNASGGPVGVGVAVGKAVRTSLIVVVIITLFISLAVYGATGNFNLSG